The following are encoded together in the Sphingomonas insulae genome:
- the cyoC gene encoding cytochrome o ubiquinol oxidase subunit III, whose product MFYETDEHHHDAGGSTMLGFWLYLMSDCLIFAMLFASYGVFGGSYAGGPQPHEIFELPLVALNTSMLLLSSITYGFAMLAMNDGKVRAVQGWLAITGLFGLAFLCIELYEFANLIHEGAGPQRSAFLSSFFTLVGTHGLHVTFGLIWLVTLMVQVGRKGLIAANQRRLQCLSLFWHFLDVIWIGVFTFVYLLGVLR is encoded by the coding sequence ATATTCTACGAGACGGACGAACATCATCACGACGCCGGGGGCAGCACCATGTTGGGCTTCTGGCTGTACCTGATGAGCGATTGCCTGATCTTCGCGATGCTGTTCGCGTCCTATGGCGTGTTCGGCGGCAGCTATGCCGGCGGGCCGCAGCCGCATGAGATCTTCGAGCTGCCGCTGGTGGCGCTCAACACCTCGATGCTGCTGCTGTCGTCGATCACCTACGGCTTCGCGATGCTGGCGATGAACGACGGCAAGGTCCGTGCGGTACAGGGCTGGCTGGCGATCACCGGCCTCTTCGGCCTCGCCTTCCTCTGCATCGAACTCTACGAATTCGCCAACCTGATCCATGAAGGCGCCGGACCGCAGCGCAGCGCCTTCCTGTCGTCGTTCTTCACCCTCGTCGGCACGCATGGCCTGCACGTCACCTTCGGCCTCATCTGGCTGGTGACGCTGATGGTACAGGTCGGTCGCAAGGGCCTGATCGCCGCCAACCAGCGGCGCCTGCAATGCCTGTCGCTGTTCTGGCATTTCCTCGACGTGATCTGGATCGGCGTCTTCACCTTCGTCTACCTGCTGGGAGTGCTGCGATGA
- the cyoD gene encoding cytochrome o ubiquinol oxidase subunit IV, with the protein MSIDNPVAGQPHHDHADDAHGHGHSSEEAHGTRKDYIIGFVLSVILTAVPFGLVMSGIITDTRVTAGIVMVFALVQIVVHMIYFLHMNSKSENGWTLMALIFTIIVVTICLAGSLWVMFHMNANMMPGMASGDMSGM; encoded by the coding sequence ATGAGCATCGACAATCCGGTCGCCGGCCAGCCGCACCACGACCATGCCGATGATGCGCATGGCCACGGCCATTCTTCCGAAGAGGCGCACGGCACCCGCAAGGACTATATCATCGGCTTCGTCCTGTCGGTGATCCTCACCGCCGTGCCGTTCGGCCTGGTGATGAGCGGCATCATCACCGACACGCGGGTCACCGCCGGTATCGTGATGGTGTTCGCGCTGGTGCAGATCGTCGTCCACATGATCTACTTCCTGCACATGAACTCCAAGTCCGAGAACGGCTGGACGCTGATGGCGCTGATCTTCACGATCATCGTCGTCACCATCTGTCTGGCGGGGTCGCTGTGGGTGATGTTCCACATGAACGCCAATATGATGCCCGGCATGGCCTCCGGAGACATGAGCGGCATGTGA
- a CDS encoding SURF1 family protein — protein MMRRRAIVTGLLVATIVLLAALGVWQLQRRTWKLALIAQTERQLHQPPIAPPGPARWQTISAGAAYTPIIATGRYRTGADTYVQAVTELGGGFWVMTPFNTANGITVLVNRGFVPGDHRGGVAPSPASRTVRGLLRLSEPGGGFLRYNDPAAARWYSRDVAAIAAAKHVGPVAPYFIDASEPRTGWPRGGLTVVRFHNSHLIYALTWFGLALLVAIMTWRARR, from the coding sequence GTGATGCGACGGCGGGCGATCGTCACCGGGCTGCTGGTCGCCACGATCGTCCTGCTGGCTGCGCTCGGCGTGTGGCAGCTCCAGCGCCGGACGTGGAAACTGGCTCTGATCGCCCAGACCGAGCGGCAACTGCACCAGCCGCCGATCGCACCGCCCGGACCGGCGCGCTGGCAGACGATAAGTGCCGGCGCTGCCTATACGCCGATCATCGCGACCGGCCGCTATCGAACCGGCGCCGACACCTATGTCCAGGCAGTGACGGAACTCGGTGGTGGCTTCTGGGTGATGACCCCGTTCAATACGGCCAATGGCATCACCGTGCTCGTCAACCGCGGCTTCGTTCCCGGCGACCATCGCGGCGGCGTAGCCCCCTCTCCCGCCAGCCGAACCGTTCGTGGCCTGCTGAGGCTCAGCGAGCCCGGCGGAGGCTTCCTGCGCTACAACGATCCCGCCGCCGCCCGCTGGTACTCGCGCGACGTCGCGGCGATCGCTGCGGCCAAACACGTCGGTCCCGTCGCCCCCTATTTCATCGATGCCTCGGAACCACGCACCGGCTGGCCCCGCGGCGGGTTGACCGTCGTACGCTTTCACAACAGCCACCTGATATATGCGCTGACGTGGTTCGGCCTAGCATTGCTGGTCGCCATAATGACCTGGCGAGCGCGCCGCTAG
- the cpdR gene encoding cell cycle two-component system response regulator CpdR yields the protein MIRILLAEDDQVMREYLTRALERAGYAVSPVDRGTAAIPLLETETFDLLLTDIVMPEMDGIELARRAGEMVPGLRVMFITGFAAVTLKAGREMPNARVLSKPFHLRDLVAEVDRVFEMGSASGLN from the coding sequence ATGATCCGAATCCTGCTGGCCGAAGACGACCAGGTCATGCGCGAGTATCTGACCCGGGCGCTGGAGCGCGCCGGCTATGCCGTGTCGCCGGTCGATCGCGGCACCGCGGCGATCCCGTTGCTCGAAACCGAAACGTTCGATCTGTTGCTGACCGATATCGTCATGCCCGAGATGGACGGGATCGAACTCGCCCGTCGTGCGGGCGAGATGGTGCCGGGTCTGCGCGTCATGTTCATCACCGGTTTCGCCGCGGTGACGCTGAAGGCCGGACGCGAGATGCCGAATGCCCGCGTCCTGTCGAAGCCCTTCCACCTCCGCGACCTCGTCGCCGAAGTCGATCGCGTGTTCGAGATGGGCAGTGCCAGCGGGCTGAATTGA
- a CDS encoding N-formylglutamate amidohydrolase produces MSLNSAPLSPVPLSPVIVSVPHAGRDYPLVLRAALRLPEASLIVLEDRYVDLVAQEARTVETMLIQRRARAWIDLNRSEAERDPKVDEGARPQAQPAQSAKLRSGLGLVPRRAGAAGDLWRRRFSAAEVAARITQDHRPYHTALAELLEAARARFGIAVLIDLHSMPPVGSHAQVVIGDRFGQAAASRFVARLEAEAMTMGVRSALNTPYAGGHILERHAAPQRNVHAIQIEIDRALYLDHALDRPGPGMARTVAMVRRMLAAVEDEALGGRGTGSGALAIAAE; encoded by the coding sequence ATGTCCCTGAACTCCGCTCCCCTCAGCCCCGTGCCCCTGAGCCCCGTAATCGTGTCGGTGCCGCATGCCGGCCGCGACTATCCGCTCGTGCTGCGGGCCGCGCTGCGACTGCCCGAGGCATCGTTGATCGTGCTGGAGGATCGCTACGTCGACCTGGTGGCACAGGAGGCGCGGACCGTGGAGACGATGCTGATCCAGCGGCGGGCGCGCGCCTGGATCGATCTCAACCGTAGCGAGGCCGAGCGTGATCCCAAGGTCGACGAGGGCGCGCGACCACAGGCCCAGCCGGCTCAATCGGCCAAGCTGCGCAGCGGGCTGGGATTGGTACCGCGGCGTGCCGGTGCCGCCGGCGACCTGTGGCGTCGGCGCTTCAGTGCGGCCGAAGTGGCAGCGCGGATCACACAGGATCACCGCCCCTATCACACAGCGCTCGCCGAATTGCTGGAGGCCGCGCGGGCGCGGTTCGGCATCGCCGTGCTGATCGACCTGCATTCCATGCCGCCGGTCGGCAGCCATGCGCAGGTGGTGATCGGCGATCGGTTCGGGCAGGCAGCGGCCAGTCGCTTTGTCGCGCGGCTGGAAGCGGAGGCGATGACGATGGGCGTCCGCTCGGCACTCAACACGCCCTATGCGGGTGGCCATATCCTGGAACGGCATGCGGCACCGCAGCGAAACGTGCACGCCATCCAGATCGAGATCGATCGGGCACTCTATCTCGACCATGCGCTCGATCGCCCCGGCCCCGGCATGGCGCGGACGGTGGCGATGGTGCGGCGCATGCTGGCCGCGGTCGAGGACGAGGCACTTGGTGGACGCGGTACCGGCAGCGGCGCTCTGGCGATCGCCGCCGAATAG
- a CDS encoding cytochrome b: MAGLPRGERYSSVAIAFHWTIAVLVIANLVIGIGHDAIPALRAFMGAHKAIGITVLVLTAGRIAWRLAHRPPALPAGTPAWEKGVAHATHWTLYLLMIAMPLTGWLMVSGPGPHRPFLWFGLFDIPLLPVGKGLSDLGHDAHGLLGWLMLALVVLHIAAALRHHLLLRDTVLVRMAPMLRRGSR, from the coding sequence ATGGCAGGACTTCCCCGCGGCGAACGCTATTCCAGCGTCGCCATCGCGTTTCACTGGACGATCGCGGTGCTGGTCATCGCCAACCTCGTCATCGGGATCGGCCATGACGCCATTCCGGCCCTTCGCGCCTTCATGGGGGCGCACAAGGCGATCGGCATCACCGTGCTGGTGCTGACCGCCGGCCGGATCGCCTGGCGTCTGGCGCATCGCCCGCCCGCTCTGCCCGCCGGCACGCCTGCGTGGGAGAAGGGCGTGGCGCATGCGACGCACTGGACGCTGTACCTGTTGATGATCGCCATGCCCCTGACCGGCTGGCTGATGGTGTCCGGCCCCGGCCCCCACCGTCCGTTCCTGTGGTTCGGCCTGTTCGATATTCCGTTGCTGCCTGTCGGCAAGGGCCTGTCGGACCTGGGCCATGATGCGCATGGCCTGCTCGGCTGGCTGATGCTGGCACTGGTAGTGCTGCACATCGCCGCCGCCCTGCGCCACCACCTGCTGTTGCGCGATACAGTGCTCGTTCGCATGGCACCGATGCTGCGTCGCGGATCGCGCTGA
- a CDS encoding SapC family protein produces MASAPLPLFYNGLEPLSSETHANWKVRQQDSAPFLVGQHAIPITTDEFPLVQRHMPIVFSVGDDAIPLGLMGLNEGVNVFMGDDGKLTETNFYVPAYIRRYPYMLARLRPDADELSLCFDPTSEAIGAFDDGDALFEDGQPSQVTKAILDFAEQFEQAGARTQAFMNELREQDLLMEGEVTIQTDDTQQPFIYRGFQMINEEKLAGLRGDQLRKMSQSGMLPLLYAHLFSLSLMREIFARQAQLGKVPQPQLG; encoded by the coding sequence ATGGCCAGCGCGCCGCTTCCCCTGTTCTACAACGGCCTGGAGCCGCTCTCGAGCGAAACCCACGCCAATTGGAAGGTCCGCCAGCAGGACAGCGCGCCTTTCCTGGTCGGCCAGCATGCCATTCCGATCACGACCGATGAATTCCCGCTGGTCCAGCGCCACATGCCGATCGTCTTCTCGGTAGGCGACGATGCCATTCCGCTGGGTCTGATGGGCCTCAACGAAGGCGTGAACGTCTTCATGGGCGACGACGGAAAGCTGACCGAGACGAACTTCTACGTCCCCGCCTATATCCGTCGCTATCCCTACATGCTAGCACGCCTGCGTCCCGATGCCGACGAGCTGTCGCTGTGCTTCGACCCGACGTCCGAGGCGATCGGCGCCTTCGACGACGGCGATGCTTTGTTCGAGGACGGCCAGCCGAGCCAGGTCACCAAGGCGATCCTCGATTTCGCCGAGCAGTTCGAGCAGGCCGGCGCCCGTACGCAGGCGTTCATGAACGAACTGCGCGAGCAGGACCTGCTGATGGAAGGCGAGGTCACCATCCAGACCGACGATACCCAGCAGCCGTTCATCTATCGCGGTTTCCAGATGATCAACGAGGAGAAGCTGGCTGGCCTGCGCGGTGACCAGCTGCGCAAGATGTCGCAGTCCGGCATGCTGCCGCTGCTGTACGCACACCTCTTCTCGCTGTCGCTGATGCGCGAGATCTTCGCGCGCCAGGCACAGCTCGGCAAGGTGCCGCAGCCGCAGCTCGGCTGA
- a CDS encoding FAD-binding oxidoreductase → MTPAQNAMLDALAATLGPRGIVTDPADIAPWETDWRRRFHGHAPAMLAPASTREVAAVVAAAAAHRVPLVPQGGNSSMVGGATPPADGSALILSLRRMNAIRSVDAAAGLAVAEAGVILSDLHDAALAVERRFPLTLGAKGNATVGGLVSTNAGGTQVLRFGSMRGLVAGLEVVLADGSIHDGLAALKKDNRGYDLTQLLIGAEGTLGVVTAATLRLVPVPASRTTAWAAAADPQAALALLRRFQSATEALESFEILPRESLAAVLAHVPGLRAPLDGEHGWHLLIEHTDDAGAALMERLLAQALDDGLIDDATIAASDAQAATFWRIRESISDSERALGPASQHDLSVPVDAMPRFMIEAAAACEARFPGTHASGFGHLGDGNIHFHVRSAPGTDPARWYAEDVPVVTRFVDDLVIAAGGSIAAEHGIGQMKRDELERLSSPARLTALHAVKAAMDPLGILNPGKLVALAPKPPAQ, encoded by the coding sequence ATGACGCCTGCCCAGAATGCCATGCTGGATGCCCTTGCCGCGACATTGGGGCCGAGGGGGATCGTCACCGATCCGGCCGACATTGCGCCCTGGGAAACCGATTGGCGTCGCCGCTTCCACGGCCATGCCCCCGCCATGCTGGCCCCCGCCTCGACGCGGGAGGTCGCCGCCGTGGTCGCCGCCGCCGCCGCGCACCGTGTGCCGCTGGTACCGCAGGGCGGCAACAGTTCGATGGTGGGCGGGGCGACCCCGCCGGCCGACGGATCGGCGCTGATCCTGTCGCTCAGGCGCATGAATGCGATCCGGTCGGTCGATGCCGCGGCCGGGCTCGCCGTGGCGGAGGCAGGGGTGATCCTGTCCGACCTGCACGATGCCGCGCTGGCGGTGGAGCGTCGCTTTCCGCTGACGCTGGGCGCGAAGGGCAATGCGACCGTCGGTGGCCTCGTCTCGACCAATGCCGGCGGTACGCAGGTGCTCCGCTTCGGTTCGATGCGCGGACTGGTCGCGGGGCTGGAGGTCGTGCTGGCCGACGGCAGTATCCACGACGGGCTTGCCGCGCTGAAGAAGGACAATCGGGGCTACGACCTGACGCAATTGCTGATCGGGGCGGAGGGGACGCTGGGGGTGGTCACTGCGGCGACGCTGCGGCTGGTGCCGGTTCCGGCGTCGCGCACCACCGCCTGGGCCGCGGCGGCCGATCCGCAGGCGGCGCTCGCGCTGCTGCGCCGCTTCCAGTCGGCGACGGAGGCGTTGGAGAGCTTCGAGATCCTGCCGCGCGAGTCGCTGGCCGCGGTGCTGGCGCATGTACCGGGCCTCCGTGCGCCGCTGGACGGGGAGCATGGCTGGCACCTGCTGATCGAACATACCGACGATGCGGGTGCGGCCCTGATGGAGCGATTGCTCGCGCAGGCGCTGGACGATGGCCTGATCGATGATGCGACGATCGCGGCCAGCGATGCGCAGGCCGCGACGTTCTGGCGCATCCGCGAGTCGATTTCCGATTCGGAACGTGCGCTGGGCCCTGCATCGCAGCACGACCTGTCGGTCCCGGTCGATGCGATGCCCCGTTTCATGATCGAGGCGGCGGCAGCGTGCGAGGCGCGCTTCCCCGGAACGCATGCCAGCGGGTTCGGCCACCTCGGCGACGGCAACATCCATTTTCATGTCCGCAGCGCCCCCGGCACCGATCCGGCGCGCTGGTATGCCGAGGATGTTCCGGTGGTGACCCGTTTCGTCGACGACCTCGTCATCGCCGCGGGCGGATCGATCGCCGCGGAACACGGCATCGGCCAGATGAAGCGCGACGAGCTGGAACGCCTGTCGTCGCCCGCCCGTCTGACCGCGCTGCATGCGGTCAAGGCGGCGATGGACCCGCTCGGCATCCTCAATCCCGGCAAACTCGTGGCGCTTGCGCCGAAGCCTCCCGCCCAATAG
- a CDS encoding DEAD/DEAH box helicase, translating to MSFADLGLSDELLSAVTDAGYTEPTPIQAQAIPSVLMMRDLIGIAQTGTGKTAAFVLPMIDILAHGRSRARMPRSLILEPTRELAAQVAENFEKYGAGTKLSMALLIGGVSMGDQIKALEKGVDVLIATPGRLMDLFGRGNILLTGCSMLVIDEADRMLDMGFIPDIEEICTKLPKQRQTLLFSATMPAPIKRLADKFLENPKTIEVSRPASTNLNIKQWLVPVSGTAFKKRDALRRLLGQDEVRNAIIFCNRKTTVRELNKSLKSHGFKSGEIHGDMEQAQRIAELDLFKDGKINILVASDVAARGLDIKGVSHVFNFDAPWHPDDYVHRIGRTGRGGATGIAFTLVTAEDAENIQNIEKLTGQKIDRLELGDTPEADAPAAEEPRRGRRERAPRAEGRRERTPRAPTPEVTVEAGASPQADRDAGSEAAPRPSERPQRGSRIEPTFAPPPRRDVRRDDRNDRRPHRDERDDGPDDGWNGPIPDFLNAVIAL from the coding sequence ATGAGCTTCGCCGACCTCGGCCTTTCCGACGAACTGCTGAGCGCGGTTACCGACGCCGGCTACACCGAACCGACGCCGATCCAGGCGCAGGCGATCCCATCGGTACTGATGATGCGCGACCTGATCGGCATCGCCCAGACCGGCACCGGCAAGACCGCCGCGTTCGTGCTGCCGATGATCGACATCCTGGCGCACGGCCGCAGCCGCGCCCGCATGCCGCGCAGCCTGATCCTGGAGCCGACGCGCGAACTCGCCGCGCAGGTCGCCGAGAATTTCGAGAAATACGGTGCCGGCACCAAGCTGTCGATGGCGCTGCTGATCGGCGGCGTGTCGATGGGCGACCAGATCAAGGCGCTGGAAAAGGGCGTCGACGTGCTGATCGCGACGCCGGGCCGGCTGATGGACCTGTTCGGTCGCGGCAACATCCTGCTCACCGGCTGTTCGATGCTGGTGATCGACGAGGCGGACCGGATGCTCGACATGGGGTTCATCCCCGATATCGAGGAGATCTGCACCAAATTGCCGAAGCAACGCCAGACGCTGCTGTTTTCGGCGACGATGCCGGCTCCGATCAAGCGGCTGGCCGACAAGTTCCTCGAGAATCCCAAGACGATCGAGGTGTCGCGCCCGGCGTCGACCAACCTCAACATCAAGCAGTGGCTGGTCCCCGTGTCCGGCACCGCATTCAAGAAGCGCGACGCGCTGCGCCGCCTGCTCGGGCAGGACGAGGTACGCAACGCCATCATCTTCTGCAACCGCAAGACGACGGTGCGCGAACTCAACAAGAGCTTGAAAAGCCATGGCTTCAAGTCGGGCGAAATCCATGGCGACATGGAACAGGCGCAGCGGATCGCCGAGCTCGACCTGTTCAAGGACGGCAAGATCAACATCCTGGTCGCGTCGGACGTCGCGGCACGCGGGCTGGACATCAAGGGCGTCAGCCACGTCTTCAACTTCGATGCACCCTGGCATCCCGACGATTACGTCCATCGCATCGGCCGAACCGGCCGCGGTGGCGCCACCGGCATCGCCTTCACCCTGGTGACCGCGGAAGACGCGGAGAACATTCAGAACATCGAAAAGCTGACCGGCCAGAAGATTGACCGGCTGGAACTCGGCGATACACCGGAGGCAGACGCGCCGGCAGCCGAGGAACCGCGCCGCGGTCGCCGCGAACGCGCGCCGCGCGCCGAGGGCCGCCGCGAGCGCACGCCGCGCGCACCGACGCCGGAGGTCACGGTTGAGGCCGGTGCATCGCCGCAGGCGGATCGCGATGCGGGTAGCGAAGCGGCACCGCGTCCGTCGGAACGCCCGCAACGCGGGTCGCGCATCGAACCCACGTTTGCCCCGCCACCCCGCCGCGACGTCCGCCGCGACGATCGCAACGATCGCCGCCCACACCGGGACGAGCGCGACGATGGTCCGGACGACGGCTGGAACGGTCCGATCCCGGACTTCCTCAACGCGGTGATCGCACTCTGA
- a CDS encoding DUF1289 domain-containing protein: MVIERAAAVAIVTPCTGVCAIDDADLCRGCARTLDEIATWSVMTPAERDAVMAALPLRRSGR; encoded by the coding sequence ATGGTGATCGAGCGGGCGGCGGCGGTGGCGATCGTCACCCCGTGTACGGGCGTGTGCGCGATCGACGATGCCGACCTCTGTCGCGGCTGCGCCCGCACGCTCGACGAAATCGCGACGTGGAGCGTGATGACGCCGGCGGAGCGGGACGCAGTCATGGCCGCGTTGCCACTTCGCCGGAGCGGGCGCTGA
- a CDS encoding glutathione S-transferase family protein, whose amino-acid sequence MTADLTLYTNPMSRGRIARWMLEEVGADYEVVLLDYAATMKQQPFLAINPMGKVPAIVHHGRTVTECAAVCAYLAEAFPDSGLAPNADERADYYRWLFFAAGPVEAAVTNRSLGVVPTDQQRRMVGYGDYDRVVDVLEQAVAAHAYIAGDRFTAADVYVGSQVIWGVQFGSLPKRDAFDAYVARLVKRDAYVRAAALDDAAMAPAA is encoded by the coding sequence GTGACCGCTGACCTGACACTCTACACCAACCCCATGTCGCGCGGCCGGATCGCCCGCTGGATGCTCGAAGAAGTCGGCGCGGACTATGAGGTCGTGCTGCTCGACTATGCTGCGACCATGAAGCAGCAGCCGTTCCTGGCGATCAACCCGATGGGCAAGGTTCCCGCGATCGTCCACCACGGCAGGACGGTGACCGAATGCGCCGCGGTCTGCGCCTATCTGGCCGAGGCATTTCCCGATTCAGGCCTTGCGCCAAACGCCGACGAACGCGCGGATTATTACCGCTGGCTGTTCTTCGCCGCCGGACCGGTGGAGGCGGCGGTGACCAACCGATCGCTGGGCGTGGTGCCGACCGACCAGCAGCGGCGAATGGTCGGCTATGGCGATTACGACCGCGTGGTCGACGTGCTCGAACAGGCGGTGGCGGCACACGCATATATTGCCGGTGACCGCTTCACCGCGGCGGATGTCTATGTCGGGTCTCAGGTGATCTGGGGCGTGCAATTCGGTTCGCTGCCGAAGCGTGACGCATTCGACGCCTATGTCGCCCGCCTGGTGAAGCGCGATGCCTATGTCCGCGCCGCGGCGCTGGACGACGCGGCGATGGCGCCAGCGGCCTGA
- a CDS encoding dienelactone hydrolase family protein, translating into MCDELTAADTDRHLTRRQLGAAAGAIGAAVMLPAPANAKAVTGRNVVITTPDGQCDAYFTAPTTGKHPAVLMWPDIMGLRPAFRTMADRLAQSGYAVLVFNQFYRSTKSPIVQPGESFDQPAVRERITPWRAALTPAATTSDGKTFVAFLDKQKEVDTKRGVGSAGYCMGGPMVMRTAAAVPARVHAGASFHGAGLVSDAPDSPHRLVPQLRGGYLIAIASNDDARSPNDKVALREAFAAAKRPAEIEVYDGAMHGWCVIDSKVYNQPQAERAWGRMLDLFAKTL; encoded by the coding sequence ATGTGCGACGAACTGACTGCCGCCGACACCGACCGTCACCTGACCCGTCGCCAGCTCGGCGCCGCCGCCGGCGCGATCGGCGCTGCGGTGATGCTGCCCGCGCCGGCGAATGCCAAGGCGGTGACGGGGCGCAACGTCGTCATCACCACGCCCGACGGCCAATGCGACGCGTATTTCACGGCGCCAACCACGGGTAAGCACCCGGCCGTGCTGATGTGGCCCGACATCATGGGTCTTCGTCCGGCGTTCCGCACCATGGCCGATCGCCTCGCCCAGTCGGGCTATGCGGTGCTGGTCTTCAACCAGTTCTACCGTTCGACCAAATCCCCGATCGTCCAGCCCGGCGAATCGTTCGACCAGCCCGCGGTGCGCGAGCGCATCACGCCCTGGCGCGCAGCCCTGACGCCGGCGGCGACGACCAGCGACGGCAAGACCTTCGTCGCGTTCCTCGACAAGCAGAAGGAGGTCGATACGAAGCGCGGCGTCGGCAGCGCCGGTTATTGCATGGGTGGCCCGATGGTGATGCGCACGGCCGCCGCCGTGCCGGCACGCGTCCATGCCGGCGCCTCGTTCCACGGTGCCGGACTGGTCAGCGACGCACCCGACAGCCCGCACCGGCTCGTCCCGCAATTGCGGGGCGGCTATCTGATCGCGATCGCGAGCAACGACGACGCCCGCAGCCCGAACGACAAGGTCGCGCTGCGCGAGGCGTTCGCCGCCGCCAAACGTCCGGCCGAGATCGAGGTTTATGACGGCGCGATGCATGGCTGGTGCGTGATCGACAGCAAGGTCTACAACCAGCCGCAGGCCGAACGGGCCTGGGGCCGGATGCTCGACCTGTTCGCCAAGACCCTGTGA
- a CDS encoding DUF1013 domain-containing protein yields the protein MAQPLMPHATASWMVDNTSLSFDQIADFCGLHILEVQAIADDTAATKLTGRDPVRAHEVTQEEVEKGQADPAYRLKMIKGPEQVRRTKGPRYTPVSKRQDKPDGISWIIRNHPEITDGAISNLIGTTRTTIAAIRDRSHWNIGNITPKDPVTLGLTTQRELDAAVAKASKASGNEAAPTDTRLEGDREALIASLRAERDAVARGVEVDQNDPAAAAEALFQDPFKR from the coding sequence GTGGCCCAGCCGCTCATGCCCCATGCGACCGCTTCCTGGATGGTCGACAACACGTCGCTGTCGTTCGACCAGATCGCCGATTTCTGCGGCCTGCACATTCTGGAAGTCCAGGCGATCGCCGACGATACCGCCGCGACCAAGCTGACCGGCCGCGATCCGGTGCGCGCGCACGAGGTGACGCAGGAGGAGGTCGAGAAGGGCCAGGCCGATCCCGCCTATCGCCTGAAGATGATCAAGGGGCCCGAGCAGGTCCGCCGCACCAAGGGCCCGCGGTACACGCCGGTGTCGAAGCGGCAGGACAAGCCGGACGGCATTTCCTGGATCATCCGCAACCATCCCGAGATCACCGATGGCGCGATCAGCAACCTGATCGGCACCACCCGCACGACCATCGCCGCCATTCGCGATCGCAGCCACTGGAACATCGGCAACATCACGCCGAAGGACCCGGTGACGCTGGGCCTCACCACGCAGCGCGAACTGGACGCCGCGGTCGCCAAGGCGTCGAAGGCGTCGGGTAACGAGGCCGCACCGACCGACACCCGGCTGGAGGGCGATCGCGAGGCGCTGATCGCCTCGCTCCGTGCCGAGCGTGATGCGGTGGCGCGCGGCGTGGAGGTCGATCAGAACGACCCGGCGGCCGCCGCCGAGGCGCTGTTCCAGGACCCGTTCAAGCGGTAA
- a CDS encoding NAD(P)H-quinone oxidoreductase: MSGLPHTMQAIDPEAPGGPEVLRLVERPVPVPGPGEVLIQVAAAGVNRPDVLQRKGGYAPPPGAPSIPGLEIAGTIVAVGEGVEDMQLGQPVCALLAGGGYAQYAVAPAGQCLPVPHGLEMVEAAAIPETLFTVWTNLFERAFATEGDSVLLHGGTSGIGTMAIALSNIFGLTIIVTAGSDAKCEKALELGADHAINYKTEDFVERVKAITAGKGVTAVIDMVGGDYVPRNLQCLADDGRHVSIAVQGGAQATIPLFEIMRRRLTLTGSTLRPRDTAFKTLVADEIVRTVWPHVESGRLRPVIDRVFPLGEAAAAHARMEEGDHVGKIVLTP, from the coding sequence ATGAGCGGACTGCCACACACCATGCAGGCGATCGATCCGGAGGCACCCGGTGGGCCGGAGGTGCTGCGCCTGGTCGAACGGCCGGTGCCGGTGCCGGGACCGGGCGAGGTGCTGATCCAGGTCGCCGCCGCCGGCGTCAACCGTCCCGACGTCCTCCAGCGCAAGGGCGGCTACGCACCACCCCCCGGCGCACCGTCGATCCCGGGCCTGGAGATCGCGGGCACGATCGTGGCGGTGGGCGAGGGGGTCGAGGATATGCAGCTGGGCCAGCCGGTCTGCGCCCTGCTGGCGGGCGGCGGCTATGCGCAATATGCCGTGGCACCCGCCGGCCAGTGCCTGCCCGTACCGCACGGGCTGGAGATGGTCGAGGCGGCGGCGATCCCCGAAACGCTCTTCACCGTGTGGACGAACCTGTTCGAGCGGGCGTTCGCCACCGAGGGCGACAGCGTGCTGCTGCACGGCGGCACCAGCGGCATCGGCACGATGGCGATCGCGCTGTCCAACATCTTCGGCCTGACGATCATCGTCACCGCCGGTTCCGATGCGAAATGCGAGAAGGCCCTCGAACTCGGCGCCGACCATGCGATCAACTACAAGACCGAGGATTTCGTCGAGCGGGTGAAGGCGATCACCGCCGGCAAGGGCGTCACCGCGGTTATCGACATGGTCGGCGGTGACTATGTGCCGCGCAACCTGCAATGCCTGGCCGACGACGGGCGCCACGTCTCGATCGCGGTGCAGGGGGGCGCGCAAGCGACCATCCCCTTGTTCGAGATCATGCGCCGCCGCCTGACGCTGACGGGATCGACGCTGCGTCCGCGCGATACCGCGTTCAAGACGCTGGTGGCCGACGAGATCGTGCGGACCGTCTGGCCGCACGTCGAATCCGGTCGGCTGCGCCCGGTGATCGACCGGGTGTTCCCGCTCGGCGAGGCGGCGGCCGCGCATGCCCGCATGGAAGAGGGCGATCACGTCGGCAAGATCGTGCTGACGCCGTAG